DNA from Syntrophorhabdus sp.:
TGCACGACACGTCAAAGGCGGTGAGATCGCCGTGATCCCTGTTACTGGGATCCGCACCCGCTTCGAGGAGCAATAGCTTGACCATTTTGAGATTGCGCGACCATGCTGCAGCATGCAAAGGTGTTTCATCACATGCATTCCTCGCGTTCACATCGGCGCCGTGGTCGAGGAGAAGGCGGACAAGGTCGATATTGCCGCATTTGACCGCCTCATGGATCGGCGTCTCCTCTGAAAACTCTTCGCCGTTGGCATCCGCGCCGTGCTCCAGGAGGAGCCGGACGGTCTCAATATCATTATTTCTTGCGGCAGAGAGCAATGTCTGTTTTCGCGGATTTCGTTTCATCACATTGGCCCTCCTATTCCTATTCGCCCTGGATTCCCTCATGGCTGTGGTCTCCGGCACCACACCTCCATCACCTGCTCCGGGGCGTACTGGCGGAAGAGATCGAGGAGCTGCTCACGGACCGGGTTGGAATCAGGAAGGGCTATCGCTTGTTCAAGCGGGGTTATGCCGCCACC
Protein-coding regions in this window:
- a CDS encoding ankyrin repeat domain-containing protein codes for the protein MRESRANRNRRANVMKRNPRKQTLLSAARNNDIETVRLLLEHGADANGEEFSEETPIHEAVKCGNIDLVRLLLDHGADVNARNACDETPLHAAAWSRNLKMVKLLLLEAGADPSNRDHGDLTAFDVSCINQHEKDGDDGGIADFLFQYGQENPVAWESERYYSIHKACELHHVATVRFLIDRGVDLTARDNRGLTAIERLDTRHGGNQKTREQILDLFREHAPELFMEVYCMGSGTRAVGM